A stretch of DNA from Sphingopyxis sp. MWB1:
CCGCTCACCAGCCGGTCAGCCGTTGAAAACCGGTCTGTGTCCGGTCCCACCAATTGCCCTTGGCCACGCTATTCGCCGCGATGAGCGGGGTTTTCTGGGGCGGCAAGCCTTCGGGCGTAACGACCAGTTCGGCAATGGGTGCGCCGGCCGCGATTGGTGTGGCCAGCGGAGACTGTGTCTGCATTACGGCGCGATAGCGGCCCGAATGCCCCTTGGGAATGGTGATACGGACCTTGCGCCCCGTTTCGGCGCCGACGGCGGGCGCGCTTCCATCATTGACGTCAACCTGCCCGACTTCGCGGCCCGCGGGCACCAAGTCGCGCCCTTGCCATTGTTCAAAGCCCCAGCGCATCAGCCGTTCGGCCTCCCGCGCGCGCGCAGCTTCGCTGGGCATTCCGGCAACGACCATGATCAGCCGCCGTCCGTCGCGCACGACCGATCCGAGCAGGCAATATCCCGCCTCATTGGTGTGGCCGGTCTTGAGGCCATCGGCCCCTTCGACCCGGCCCAGCAGGGGATTGCGGTTGCGCTGGACGATGGCGCTCCCGTCGGGCGCCTTGCCATGGCGCAGCGTCGGCATCGAAAAATAGCGGGCATAATCTTCGGGATGATCGCGGATCAGCCGGTTGGCGAGCACGATCAGATCGGCGGCGCTTACCTTCGTCACCCCGCCATCGGGCCAGCCGCTCGCTGTGCCAAAACGGCTCGATGTCATGCCAATGTCGGCGGCAACGCGGTTCATCCGCTTGACGAAAGCGGCTTCGCTGCCATCGATGCCATGCGCCAGCAGGGCGGCGGCATCATTGCCCGAAACGGTGATCAGCCCTTTCATCAGCTGATTGACCGACAATTTCTCCCCCGTGCGCAGAAACATGGTCGAACCGCCGTTGCTGCCATTCCATTTCTGCCACAGCGCTTCGGTCATGGTAAACTGCTGTTCGCGCTTCAACTCGCCTTTCTTGAGCATGTCGAGCACAACATAAGCGGTCATTACCTTGGCCATCGAGGCCGGGGCAAAGCGCCTGTCGGCGCCGCGCGAAAAGAGGATTGCGCCCGAATCCATATCCTTCAGCATCACAATCGGCGCTTCGGTGACATAGAGCGGGCGGCTGGCGGGACCGGCGACGGCCTTGGCCGGTGCAACCGGGTCCGCGCTGACGGCTGCCGAAAAGGCCGGAACCGCCACCGCCAGTATTGCCCCTGAAAGCGCTACCGCGGCGCAGCGGCGCGCGACCGGACCAGCGACAGAAAGGGTTTTAGCGGTCACGGACGACTACGGCGTCGCGGAACCCCTTGGCCTTGGCCTTGGCAAGCGCGCCGCCCGCATCGGCCTGGCTATGAAATGGCCCGATGCGTACGCGCCACAAGCGCCCCGCCGGGCTGACCTGTCCGCCGACCGCGCGTGCCGTCGTTTGCGCGCGCGCCTCGGTGCTGAACGCCGCAACCTGCACAAAATATTCGCCGCTGGCAGCGGGACGCGGCGCGGCCGCTTGCCCGCTCCGGGTCGAGCCATCCTCAACGATAAAGCCGTCGCTGCCGGGTTTCGCCTTGCTCGATGCAATGGGGGTGGTCGCGGTGGGCGCGGGCCGCGCGGGCGCGACATTGGCCGGCTTGGGCAAGGCCCTGGCCTTGTCGCGCAAAATGGTGAGAAGCGAATTGGGGGTTGCGATGCGTTCGGGCACCGGTTGCCCGGCACGAAGCTGCGCCCGCTCTCCCATCGGCGGGTTGGTGCGGCGCACGCGAACCGCGGTGGTGCCGGGTTGAAGCCCCAATTGCCGGGCGGCAGCATCCGACAGGTCGATCAGCCGGTCATTGACCATCGGCCCGCGATCATTGACCCGCACCAAAATCGTCCGTCCCGTATCGAGCGCGGTCACCTCGACATAGCTGGGCAGCGGCAACGTCTTGTGCGCGGCGCTGATGCGCGCGGGGTCATAGGTTTCGCCATTGGCGGTCGGTTGTCCCGCACGCGCGGCATCATACCATCCCGCATAACCCACTTCGTCATAATCGGCGACGTCTGCGGGAACATAATCCTTGCCGGCAATCTTGTAGGGCGCGCCGAGCATCGGCGGTCCATCGCTGGCGATTTCGGTCGTTCTGGCAGTGGCTCCATTGCTCGCCGGCAGGGGGGCGCCCTCCCGGCCACCGCCACAGGCGGGCAGCCCGAGCGATACCCCGCCTGCGATCAAAATCCCGACACCGCGCCTAACGATCAATTTCATCCGCCAGCAACCCCACCGATAATGCATAGAAGTTCGAACAATTATAATCGAGTATCGCGCGATAATTACCAGTTAGCAAATAGGCGGTCCGCCCCGGTCCATCGGGCTCCAGCAAGGTCGCCTGAATATCCCCTGCGGGCCAATGCCCATCGACCGGCTGAATGCCCTGTGCCCGCCATTCGGCCATCGTCTGCCAGCGGCTATGGCGACCGAAAACCCGCGAGCAGCGCGTCGGCACGAGGCGGCTTTCCACCCTGTCCCGGTTGAAACCGGTGGGAACGCGCACCGCAACGCCCCACGGCTGCCCCGCACGCCACCCGGCCCGGCGCAGATAGGCGCCGATCGATTCAATCGCATCGGCCTCGCTCGACCAGATACGCGCCTCACCATCGCCGTCGCCATCTTCGGCAACCTGCAAATAGACGGAGGGAAGAAACTGCGGATAGCCGAACGCTCCGGCCCAGCTTCCTTTCAGCACGTGACGCGGCACCCCCTTTTCCACCATTTCGAGCGTGGCGAGAAACTCGGGCTCGAACAAGCTGCGCCGCCGCCCTTCATAGGCCAGCGTTGCCAATGCCTCCGGCAAATCGAAATTGCCGGTCACTTGGCCATAGGCAGTTTCATGCCCGTAAATGGCGATCATCACGCTCGTCGGGACGCCGGTGCGTTGTTCGATGCGCGATAAAAGTGGCAACAGGCGATCATGGACGCGCCGCCCCCCGTTTATCCGGGCTGCATCGACATGTTTGGCCTTATAAGGGGCAAAGGGCGGAATAGGTGTATCCACACTGGGCGGCGCGCCCAGATTGTCGCGGTCCAGCGCAACGACGCGGCTGTTATACTGCAATCCCGCCGTCACCCGATCAAAGGTCGCGCGCGAAACTCCGCGCGCCTGAGCCTTGGGCCAAAGCGACTGGACATAAGCGTCAAACCCCGCATCCCCGCTCATCTGCGCATGAAGAGGAACGGAAGCCGTAAGGAGCCACGCTGAACAAAGCATGCCGAGTCCTGAAAAAAGCTGCCGGATTCTGAAACTTGTTTCGTGCGTCATAAGCCTCCCCATACGGAATATGTCGCATAGATGCACCCATTTTGGCTAGGCGGTGCAGAGACAGGCCGCGATATTCGCGCGACAGGGCGAAATGGCGAATTTCACTTGCCGCTCGCTGCGCACACGTTATGTCGGCGCGCCTAAGGACAGGTGGCCGAGTGGTTTAAGGCAGCGGTCTTGAAAACCGCCGTAGCGGCAACGTTACCGTGGGTTCGAATCCCACCCTGTCCGCCACCCGCCTTGTTGAGAAAATGAGGCACAGGAAATCGGGGCCTCGAAGGGCCGCAATGCAGGAAGCGCCCTTTACATCGCATATTCAGCGGCTGCCGGGCTTGCCACGCATCAGCCAAAGTCGGCGGCGTTTTGTCGAGCGGATGCATCTTTTCGCTCTGCTGAGGGGGGTGGGCTTTGTTGTCGAAGCCGATTATGGCGACTTTGACCGCACTCCTTCACCTCGTCATCGCCCGAAATTCTGATCCTGGCGCGATTGAGGGATTAATATGCCGGAATGGCTATCCGCGCCTTGCGGATAGCCGTTTTGCCAAGCCCTTCCCAAACGGTCGAAAGCTCCCTGCCGCGGAAGCGAAACCGCCCATCGACGGAAAATAACCTCGCCCACGCATTTTCTTCCAAGGTGAACCCAACATGACTCCGTCTTGTGATTGTCCCCGGGAGGACATTCCGATCGCGATCACAAGAGGAACAAAATGCGCAATATCCTGTTGGCTTCAACCAGCCTGGCTGCCGTTATTTCGGTGCCCGCCTATGCCGAGACGAGCATCGGTAACGCTGTTACCACGCCTGTCCGCACCTCGACGATCAAGGATGGGTCGCCCGACGATATTAAGATCACCTCGGCCGGATCGGTAAAGCCGGCTGGCGGCACGGCGGTCACCATCGACAGCAACCACAAGGTCGTCCACGAAGGCAATATCGAGATGACCAATGCCGACGGCGCGCGCGGCATCGTCGCCAATGCCGGCGTGACGAGCGGGATTACCATCGGTTCGACGGGCAAGATCACGCTCGACGAAAGCTATACCCCTACCGACATTGACAAGGACGGTGACCTGGATGGTCCCTTCGCCGTGGGCACCAATCGGGTTGCAGTCGAAACGCTGGGCGCGTTCACCGGCAATATTATCAACAGCGGGACTATCACGGTCGAAGGCAACGATTCGGCTGGCATCCGCCTCGGCGGCCCGCTGACTGGTAAATTCACCACCGATGGCAAAGTCAGCGTGCTGGGCGACAATGCGCTTGGCGTCGGTCTGCAGGATGTGGACGGCAATGTCCGCTTGGCCGGAACGATCAGCGCGGTGGGCAAGAATTCCACGGCAGCGCGCTTGTCGGGCGACATCAATGGCGCTTTGGAGGTACAGGGTACGCTGGCCGCCACTGGCTATCGCACCACGACGCCTCCCGCAGACCCCAGCAAGCTGGACGAAGATGATCTGCTGATCGGCGGCCCTGCCCTTTCCATCGAAGGCGATGTGACCGGCGGGATCATCCTCGCTGTCCCGCCCAAGGACACCAAGCCCGACGACAAGGATGAGGACAAGGACGGCATCGAGGATTCGAAGGAAGGCTCGGCTGCAGTCCGTTCCTATGGCACGG
This window harbors:
- a CDS encoding septal ring lytic transglycosylase RlpA family protein, producing MKLIVRRGVGILIAGGVSLGLPACGGGREGAPLPASNGATARTTEIASDGPPMLGAPYKIAGKDYVPADVADYDEVGYAGWYDAARAGQPTANGETYDPARISAAHKTLPLPSYVEVTALDTGRTILVRVNDRGPMVNDRLIDLSDAAARQLGLQPGTTAVRVRRTNPPMGERAQLRAGQPVPERIATPNSLLTILRDKARALPKPANVAPARPAPTATTPIASSKAKPGSDGFIVEDGSTRSGQAAAPRPAASGEYFVQVAAFSTEARAQTTARAVGGQVSPAGRLWRVRIGPFHSQADAGGALAKAKAKGFRDAVVVRDR
- a CDS encoding D-alanyl-D-alanine carboxypeptidase family protein encodes the protein MTAKTLSVAGPVARRCAAVALSGAILAVAVPAFSAAVSADPVAPAKAVAGPASRPLYVTEAPIVMLKDMDSGAILFSRGADRRFAPASMAKVMTAYVVLDMLKKGELKREQQFTMTEALWQKWNGSNGGSTMFLRTGEKLSVNQLMKGLITVSGNDAAALLAHGIDGSEAAFVKRMNRVAADIGMTSSRFGTASGWPDGGVTKVSAADLIVLANRLIRDHPEDYARYFSMPTLRHGKAPDGSAIVQRNRNPLLGRVEGADGLKTGHTNEAGYCLLGSVVRDGRRLIMVVAGMPSEAARAREAERLMRWGFEQWQGRDLVPAGREVGQVDVNDGSAPAVGAETGRKVRITIPKGHSGRYRAVMQTQSPLATPIAAGAPIAELVVTPEGLPPQKTPLIAANSVAKGNWWDRTQTGFQRLTGW
- a CDS encoding lytic murein transglycosylase, which gives rise to MLCSAWLLTASVPLHAQMSGDAGFDAYVQSLWPKAQARGVSRATFDRVTAGLQYNSRVVALDRDNLGAPPSVDTPIPPFAPYKAKHVDAARINGGRRVHDRLLPLLSRIEQRTGVPTSVMIAIYGHETAYGQVTGNFDLPEALATLAYEGRRRSLFEPEFLATLEMVEKGVPRHVLKGSWAGAFGYPQFLPSVYLQVAEDGDGDGEARIWSSEADAIESIGAYLRRAGWRAGQPWGVAVRVPTGFNRDRVESRLVPTRCSRVFGRHSRWQTMAEWRAQGIQPVDGHWPAGDIQATLLEPDGPGRTAYLLTGNYRAILDYNCSNFYALSVGLLADEIDR